In Aspergillus nidulans FGSC A4 chromosome II, a single window of DNA contains:
- a CDS encoding uncharacterized protein (transcript_id=CADANIAT00005250) codes for MLSRLNIAAENIPRTKLKLHVIIGALVLVTFILTIARVADSGTPRARTNTWGFAVCIKSAVFMAYQVLTAHVESLKRWANTKVNVVLNIIDTVFWFALIIISIMGTMGSRSLGFFRGSVFVSGGTTSSMASCLAEPEKELVLSSQ; via the exons ATGCTTTCAAGACTCAACATCGCTGCAGAGAACATTCCTCGGACAAAGCTCAAGCTGCATGTCATCATAGGCGCTTTGGTCCTGGTAACATTTATCCTCACCATCGCCCGCGTAGCCGACAGTGGCACTCCTCGGGCCAGAACGAATACATGGGGGTTTGCGGTT TGCATCAAGTCGGCTGTCTTCATGGCTTACCAGGTCTTAACTGCCCACGTCGAGAGCCTGAAACGATGGGCAAATACAAAAGTCAACGTCGTATTAAATATAATCGACACGGTTTTCTGGTTTGCGCTTATCATTATTTCGATCATGGGTACTATGGGGTCGCGCAGT CTGGGTTTCTTTCGTGGGTCTGTATTCGTGAGCGGGGGCACTACAAGCAGTATGGCGTCTTGCCTGGCAGAGCCGGAAAAGGAGCTGGTGTTGTCTAGCCAGTGA
- a CDS encoding RTA1 domain-containing protein (transcript_id=CADANIAT00005248), with translation MEFTFYYYTPSAAAGGIFAGLFGVCTILHLYQLLHTRTWFMIPFAIGGACKSLPIARDIAGLTQPVETVGYIGRVLSSTEAPNFTKGPYVMQSALILIAPAFLAASIYMTLGRIIAMLDAERCSIIPLRFLTKIFVAGDVLSFLMQASANETGAGIMVKDEKSADTGEKIIVGGLFVQIIFFAFFVLTAAVFEVRMARQRVPVSLELQSIWRRHMMALCFTSVLILIRSVVRVVEYLMGYDSYMMKQEVFIYVFDALLMFIVVFTLNWIHPSEINCALGRGRTYFWRVVAIRKFATPTVEMEEGRLSSHK, from the exons ATGGAATTCACGTTCTACTATTACACTCCctcagcggcagctggaggcaTATTTGCTGGGCTATTCGGCGTCTGTACAATCCTACACCTCTACCAACTGCTCCATACACGGACCTGGTTCATGATCCCTTTCGCTATCGGCGGTGCATGTAAGAGCCTTCCCATTGCCAGGGACATTGCAGGACTAACTCAACCAGTGGAAACCGTTGGGTACATAGGCCGTGTCCTCTCATCTACCGAAGCACCCAACTTTACAAAAGGCCCGTATGTAATGCAGAGCGCTCTCATTTTGATCGCCCCCGCCTTTCTGGCCGCGAGCATATACATGACACTCGGCCGAATTATTGCAATGCTAGATGCAGAGAGATGCTCAATCATACCACTGCGGTTCTTGACCAAGATATTTGTTGCTGGCGACgtgctctccttcctcatgCAGGCCTCAG CTAACGAGACAGGCGCTGGAATCATggtcaaggatgagaagagcGCAGATACAGGCGAGAAGATTATCGTCGGCGGTCTGTTCGTACAGATCATCTTTTTTgccttcttcgtcctcactgctgctgtcttCGAGGTGCGAATGGCAAGGCAACGAGTGCCGGTTTCTCTTGAACTGCAGAGCATCTGGCGTAGACATATGATGGCCCTCTGCTTCACGAGTGTGCTGATCCTGATTCGCTCGGTGGTTCGCGTTGTTGAGTACCTCATGGGCTACGATTCGTACATGATGAAGCAGGAGGTTTTCATCTACGTGTTTGACGCGCTGCTGATGTTTATTGTTGTGTTCACTCTGAACTGGATCCATCCGAGCGAGATCAATTGTGCTTTGGGTAGAGGAAGGACGTATTTCTGGCGCGTCGTTGCAATCCGCAAGTTCGCTACACCGACGGTGGAAATGGAGGAGGGAAGGCTGTCCAGTCATAAATAA
- a CDS encoding Zn(II)2Cys6 transcription factor (transcript_id=CADANIAT00005251) codes for MPLRRTHRKSRHGCKACKQRRVKCDEARPVCSNCRQRQEDCEYVTEASFIWAGDNAPRRGRRRVAPPDLTGEDSSATPETPFRLLDRPFSHETPFLNPPLDMTQLRLLVNWQHETCQFFSRNTETRVVWQINLVDEALRAPPLMHGILAVSALHLALSNQGQEQAFWLGLATAHKGQALQALREGLNNVTPDNARSLMGLSALVVAYAFGSALTSAAGSGSDSDKPSLAALNNVFVLCRGVQQITRAAFAFLRQSNFAPLFSTGDQSVAIPDHVKEPLDYLDHLNTEFLYAGDHDAATYTLVIEALRGLSGHSFSQPNSMTLPVGWAIRVSPKYLEYLQAKRPFALVVYAHYCAFLHLARGNCFLQGWGRSVLEDILELLDEDWKAYIKWPISEVLGEGIMLSQSALPLSTT; via the exons ATGCCGCTCCGCCGCACGCATCGCAAATCAAGACACGGCTGCAAAGCATGCAAACAGCGGAGAGTGAAG TGCGATGAGGCGCGGCCGGTCTGCTCCAACTGCAGGCAGCGACAGGAAGACTGCGAATATGTCACCGAGGCCTCGTTCATCTGGGCCGGGGACAACGCTCCTCGCCGCGGAAGAAGACGCGTCGCACCCCCTGATCTGACGGGAGAAGATTCTTCTGCCACTCCAGAGACACCCTTTCGTCTTCTGGATAGACCGTTCAGCCATGAGACCCCCTTCCTGAATCCGCCGCTGGATATGACCCAGCTGAGGTTGCTTGTTAATTGGCAGCACGAGACCTGCCAATTCTTCTCCCGCAACACAGAGACCCGAGTGGTATGGCAGATCaatcttgttgacgaagcGCTCAGGGCACCGCCCCTTATGCATGGTATCCTAGCAGTGTCAGCGTTGCACCTTGCTCTTTCAAATCAGGGACAAGAACAAGCTTTCTGGCTGGGTCTCGCCACGGCGCATAAAGGCCAGGCGCTGCAGGCACTTCGCGAGGGTCTGAACAATGTCACCCCTGACAACGCTCGGTCGTTGATGGGGTTGTCCGCCTTGGTTGTGGCCTATGCATTCGGCTCGGCCCTGACGAGCGCTGCTGGCTCGGGCTCAGACTCGGACAAACCTTCACTAGCTGCGCTCAACAATGTCTTCGTCCTGTGCCGTGGTGTCCAACAGATCACAAGAGCAGCTTTTGCCTTCCTTCGACAGAGTAATTTCGCGCCGCTCTTCAGCACGGGCGATCAGTCCGTCGCCATTCCAGATCATGTCAAAGAACCCCTGGACTATCTGGATCATCTGAACACAGAGTTTTTATATGCTGGAGACCACGACGCCGCAACGTACACGCTTGTAATTGAGGCGCTGCGGGGTCTCTCTGGTCACTCCTTCTCTCAGCCCAACTCAATGACATTGCCGGTTGGGTGGGCAATCAGGGTGTCTCCAAAGTATCTAGAATACCTGCAAGCGAAACGCCCGTTTGCACTGGTTGTCTACGCCCATTACTGCGCGTTCCTCCATCTAGCACGCGGGAACTGTTTCTTGCAAGGATGGGGTCGATCTGTACTGGAAGATATATtggagctgctggacgaggacTGGAAGGCGTATATCAAATGGCCTATTTCTGAGGTGCTTGGCGAAGGTATAATGCTGTCCCAATCGGCGCTACCCTTATCAACGACCTGA
- a CDS encoding uncharacterized protein (transcript_id=CADANIAT00005252), whose product MLASHTVRRASKIGPSRHARTLTNAPTVAVLYQAIEPPVINGVRKPRKPGGYQDSGADIVYTLQQKGIQVIKADPSAPVSSNEGWTFPDTEEGIYSAVHQGATHLWANTILFSSHPLQTSARLTPLADKIYVVGQPPGLVENFDDKAYLNGKLAQIGGFTLPKSWLATSENIQQLVQQVDRYPIVGKPVRGRGSHGVKVCRDKQQLLQHTKTLLAESPLVMLEEFLAGEEATITVMPPTPSDPHHWSTVPVNRFNHDDGIAPYNGVVAVTANSRVVTEEELKDPAYGKIMRQCEKVAQLIGATAPIRVDVRRFSPGSDFALFDINMKPNMTGPGRPGREDQASLTAIAASAMGWDYGTLLENILEGAQPLSVFRNYSNPF is encoded by the exons ATGCTTGCTTCTCACACTGTACGCAGAGCATCGAAGATCGGACCGAGCCGTCATGCTCGTACCTTAACCAACGCCCCGACCGTCGCCGTTCTGTACCAGGCCATTGAACCGCCCGTCATCAATGGCGTCAGAAAGCCTAGAAAACCGGGTG GCTACCAAGATTCTGGAGCAGATATCGTCTATACCCTCCAGCAGAAAGGCATCCAGGTGATCAAGGCGGATCCTTCAGCCCCTGTATCCTCCAACGAGGGCTGGACATTTCCCGACACAGAAGAGGGCATCTACTCTGCTGTCCATCAGGGTGCCACGCATCTCTGGGCGAACACTATCTTATTCAGTTCTCATCCCCTTCAGACGTCGGCCAGGTTGACGCCGCTCGCCGACAAGATCTACGTAGTCGGCCAGCCGCCCGGTTTGGTGGAGAATTTCGACGACAAGGCGTACTTGAACGGGAAACTAGCCCAGATTGGTGGATTCACCTTGCCAAAGTCCTGGCTGGCCACTTCGGAAAATATACAACAGCTCGTTCAACAAGTCGACCGGTATCCGATCGTTGGGAAGCCCGTTCGTGGACGCGGAAGCCATGGGGTCAAGGTGTGCCGTGACAAACAgcagttgctgcagcatACAAAGACCCTTCTTGCCGAGTCGCCGCTCGTAATGTTGGAAGAGTTCCTCGCAGGCGAGGAGGCTaccatcaccgtcatgcCCCCGACACCCTCTGATCCGCACCATTGGAGCACGGTCCCAGTAAATCGGTTCAACCACGACGATGGTATTGCGCCTTACAACGGCGTGGTGGCCGTCACTGCCAACTCGAGAGTTGTgacagaggaggagctcaaAGACCCAGCGTACGGCAAGATAATGCGCCAATGTGAGAAGGTCGCGCAGTTGATAGGAGCTACGGCACCGATCCGAGTCGACGTTCGCCGGTTCAGTCCTGGGTCCGATTTTGCGCTTTTTGACATCAACATGAAGCCA AACATGACTGGGCCTGGCCGTCCAGGGCGCGAGGATCAAGCCAGCTTAACGGCCATTGCGGCTTCGGCTATGGGTTGGGACTATGGGACATTACTTGAGAATATTCTCGAAGGCGCGCAGCCACTGAGTGTCTTTCGGAATTACAGCAATCCTTTCTAG
- a CDS encoding RTA1 domain-containing protein (transcript_id=CADANIAT00005249), with protein sequence MGYQYYMYDPSKGAAIPFAALFGLTTVVHMWQTIQNRTWYMTPFIIGGIFEAIGYLCRFISATQTPNWTMYPYIGQSLLILLGPALFAASVYMLLGRIIRTLNAGSLSPIRPNWLTKIFVAGDVISFFMQSGGGGMQASAKTQDRAEMGENMILGGLFVQILFFSIFIVVSIIFHRRMLSTPMHHMGIDVPWNKYLKILYLVSFLILIRSLYRVAEYIQGKEGVLQSKEVFIYVLDASLMLVCCVILNVWHPSNVVSGKQALYKHAEDLEMLTNSGRTNF encoded by the exons ATGGGATACCAGTACTATATGTACGATCCGTCCAAGGGCGCAGCAATTCCCTTCGCTGCCCTTTTCGGTCTCACCACAGTTGTGCATATGTGGCAAACGATTCAAAACCGGACATGGTACATGACTCCATTCATTATCGGAGGGATCT TCGAAGCGATCGGCTACCTCTGCAGGTTCATCAGCGCGACCCAGACCCCCAACTGGACTATGTACCCTTATATCGGGCAAAGCCTGTTGATCCTCCTAGGTCCAGCGCTCTTCGCAGCTTCCGTCTACATGCTACTCGGACGTATCATCCGCACGCTGAACGCCGGTTCACTGTCGCCTATTAGACCGAATTGGCTTACGAAGATCTTCGTGGCGGGTGATGTAATTTCTTTCTTTATGCAGAGCGGCG GAGGCGGAATGCAAGCCAGTGCCAAAACCCAAGATCGCGCTGAAATGGGCGAGAATATGATCCTGGGCGGCCTCTTCGTCCAgattctcttcttcagcatcttcaTTGTTGTCTCGATCATTTTCCACCGCCGAATGTTGTCGACCCCAATGCACCATATGGGCATAGATGTGCCCTGGAACAAATACCTCAAGATCTTATATCTCGTCAGCTTCCTGATTTTAATCAGATCCTTGTATCGCGTTGCCGAGTACATTCAGGGGAAGGAAGGGGTTCTGCAGAGCAAAGAGGTGTTTATATACGTGTTAGATGCATCTCTCATGCTTGTTTGCTGTGTAATCCTAAACGTTTGGCACCCAAGTAATGTTGTGTCGGGGAAACAGGCGCTGTATAAGCATGCTGAGGATCTGGAGATGCTGACGAATAGTGGGCGGACGAACTTTTGA